A part of Gouania willdenowi chromosome 2, fGouWil2.1, whole genome shotgun sequence genomic DNA contains:
- the LOC114478479 gene encoding gamma-glutamylaminecyclotransferase B-like: MARVFVYGTLKKGQPNYYRMFDSGNGQAEFLASAVTEQKYPLVIATKYNIPFLLNIPGQGHRVHGEIYKVDERMLSFLDDFESTPSMYQRHPITLEVKEWAKRTEEEEEEEERPSLGTITEAFVYSTTTYQPDWPSRPCYENYNAYADHGLEYQIREARDK; the protein is encoded by the coding sequence ATGGCTCGTGTCTTCGTGTACGGCACCCTGAAGAAGGGCCAACCCAACTACTACCGCATGTTCGACAGTGGAAACGGTCAAGCGGAGTTCCTCGCCTCTGCGGTCACCGAGCAGAAATATCCTCTTGTGATTGCCACCAAATACAACATCCCGTTCCTCCTGAACATCCCCGGCCAGGGCCACCGCGTCCACGGAGAGATCTACAAAGTGGACGAGCGGATGCTGAGCTTCCTGGATGACTTTGAAAGTACTCCCAGTATGTATCAAAGGCACCCCATCACACTGGAGGTGAAGGAGTGGGCGAAGAggacggaggaggaggaggaggaggaggagaggccTTCACTGGGAACGATCACAGAGGCGTTTGTTTACAGCACGACCACGTATCAGCCAGACTGGCCATCACGACCGTGTTATGAAAACTACAATGCGTATGCAGACCACGGGCTAGAATATCAGATCAGAGAGGCTCGAGACAAATAA